From the Geothermobacter hydrogeniphilus genome, the window TATTTGCGGCCTTGAGTTGAGTCCCCCTCATGCCTCTCGACTACACCACCCTGGAATTGCTCCGCCAGAGCCACCCGGCCTGGCGGTTGCTGTGCGCCCGTCACGCGCCGCTGGTGGCCGGTTTTCTGCACCGGGTGTTTATCGTGCCCAATGTCCGCAATCTGTCTCAGGCAGACCTGGTCGAGGCCCTGGAAGACGAGCTTTTCGTCCTGCGCGAGCAGCTGGGGGCTGAGGCCTTTCCCTGGGGCGGCAAATGGTTGAAACACAGGATTGGACGGACTGACGATGAAACGCCCCAGAAAAGGTTTGCTTGCCAAACAACAGGAAGAACTCCCATACTCAGATGAGCATTTCGCCTATATTGCCGGCTATACGGAGGGCGGTTTTCCCTACGGAATCACGTGGGAAGAAATGCGGGAGATCGAAGCGGCGGAAAAGAAATCCGCTGGTGTTCAATCGTCCAAGGAGTCGACGGAGGCCCCGCCGGATGATATCGACGATATTTTCTGATCAAGAAGGATGATCTGATGGACCCCTACCTCTGGCAACTCCCGCTCTTATTCGCCGTCGGCGTAATCGCCGGCATCCTCAACGTGCTGGCCGGCGGCGGTTCGCTGCTGACCCTGCCGCTGCTGATCTTCATGGGCCTGCCGGGGGCGATGGCCAACGGCACCAACCGCATCGCCATCTTCTGCCAGAACATCTTCGCCATCCGCGGTTTCCGCAAGCGCGGCATGCTGCCGCTGCAGCTGGCGTTGCTCTGCACCCCACCGGCGCTGCTCGGCAGCTGGTTCGGGGCGAATCTGGCGATCAGTCTCGATGACCAGCTGTTCAAGCGCATCCTGGCGCTGATCATGATCGGGGTGATGGTCTTCACCGCCCTCGACCCGATGAAACGCTTCCGCCGCGAGGATGTGGTCTTCGGTCCGTTGCGCAAGCTGATCCTGGTGATCAGTTTCTTCGGCGTCGGCGTCTACGGC encodes:
- a CDS encoding sulfite exporter TauE/SafE family protein, producing the protein MDPYLWQLPLLFAVGVIAGILNVLAGGGSLLTLPLLIFMGLPGAMANGTNRIAIFCQNIFAIRGFRKRGMLPLQLALLCTPPALLGSWFGANLAISLDDQLFKRILALIMIGVMVFTALDPMKRFRREDVVFGPLRKLILVISFFGVGVYGGFVQAGVGFLVITALLVHGLDLVRINAVKVFVIFTYTFIALGVFIYHDQVNWALGLALAAGNSVGGVIGPRLAVARGHDWIKKVVTVTVLVFALKLLLFP